A region of the Flintibacter sp. KGMB00164 genome:
CTGGCCGTGATCCCCGCCCTTTTGCTGGCCCTGATGCGGCTGAGCAAAAGCCGCATTATCCGCTGGATCTCCGGCGCTTACATCGCCATCTTCCGCTCCACGCCTATGCTGGTGCAGCTGTACATCATCTATCTGGGTGTATTCTCCTTCATCGAGGTGCCCAAGATGACCATTTTCGGCTTCTTGCGTCTGGACCTGTTTATCCCCAGCGTAGTGGCTCTGGCGCTGAACAGCTCCGCCTACGTGGCTGAGATTTTCCGGGCCGGTATTCTGGCGGTGGATGCAGGCCAGACCGAGGCCGCCCGCTCTCTGGGCCTGTCCTCCTGGCAGTCCATGCGTCTGGTAGTCCTGCCCCAGGCAGTCAAGAATGTACTCCCTGCCCTGGCCAACGAGGTCGTCACCATGGTGAAGGAGTCCTCCATCTGCTCCGTGATCGGCGTGTACGATCTGATGTGGGGCGCAAAGACGGTCATTACCAACTCCTACATCGCAGTGGGTCCCCTGGTCCTGGCTGCTATCATCTATTTCTGCATCAACTTCCCCGCCAGCAAGGCCATCGAGGCCATTGAAAGGAGAATGCGTCGTGGCGACAAGCGCTGAGCTCATCCGTGTTGAGCACGTCATCAAGGAATACAACCACGGAGCGGTGAAGGCCCTTAACGACTGCTCCCTCTCCATCAAGAAGGGCGAGGTGGTTGCCATCATCGGCCCCTCCGGTTCCGGTAAGTCTACTCTGCTGCGGTGCCTGAACCTGCTGGAGGTCCCCTCCAGCGGACACATCTACTTCAACGGCGTGGACATCACCGACAAGAAGGTGGACATCAACCTCCACCGCCGGAAGATGGGTATGGTGTTCCAACACTTCAACCTCTTCCCCCATATGACGGTGAAGAAGAACATCACTCTGGCCCCCGTTCAGCTGGGTCTGAAGAAGCAGGATGAGGCCGACGCCCAGGCCATGAAGCTGTTGGAGCGCATCGGCCTGGCCGACAAGGCGGATGAGTATCCCAACATGCTCTCCGGCGGCCAGAAGCAGCGTATCGCCATCGTCCGCGCTCTGGCCATGGAGCCCGAGGTCATGCTCTTTGACGAGCCCACCTCTGCTCTGGACCCGGAGATGGTGGGCGAGGTTCTGGACCTGATGCGGGACCTGGCCCACGAGGGCATGACTATGGCGGTGGTTACCCACGAGATGGGCTTTGCCCGTGAGGTGGCCAGCCGGGTCATCTTCATGGACAGCGGCGCTATTCTGGAGGAAAACTCCCCTCGTTTTCTGTTTGATTCCCCTCAAAACCCCCGTACACAGGCCTTCCTGAGCAAGGTTTTATAAAAAATATCCGCGGCAGATCGTTTGATCTGCCGCGGTTTTTTTATGTGTTTTCCGGCACTGCCTTTTTCTCAGGGCTCTTGAATCGCTGGACAAACCCGATGATCTGTCCTGACAAAAGCACCGTCAGCAGGGAGCAGGCCAGGCGCTTGAGGTCGATATAGCTTACCGACAACCCCAGCACCACCAGATCGGTGATCAGGTAAGCCCACTGAATGTTCCAGTGCGTGACCGCTGACATGCTCATAGCCAGGGCATCGTCCCCGCCGGGAGCACCTCCCGCTCGGACGCTGAGCCCAACGCCGATCCCTACGAACAGAGCGCCCAGCACCGCCGCCAACAGAGGGTATTGGGCCAGCTGCGGCCAGATGGGGTCGAACTGCTCAAACAGGGCATAGAACAAGGAAAATCCGCCGCCGGCAATGATGGAGTAGCCAATAAACTCCTTGCCCAGCAGGCGCCATCCCATCCAATAGCACACGGCATTGAGCACCAAACCTGTCACCGCCGGTGAAATTCCAAACCAGTGGTGCAGCAACAGGGTCATACCCAACACGCCGCCCTCGGTCACGCCGGATAAAGCGTGCACATTGTAAAGGCCAAAGGCTAAGATTGCGCTGCCCAGCAATGCCAGCAGACACTTCTTTGGCTTCAACAGGGAAAACAAAATAACAACTCCTTTTATCCCGTCTGTTTTCATTATATCTGTTTTCCCCATTTTTGGCAACAGTTATTGGCTGTTTATATCATCTTCGCCCTTTTTCACAATTATTTTCCACTTCTCGCCATATTCCATATTTTTATGCGGGCGGGAAGCAAAAAGTCGGGCCGGACATTTTGTCCGACCCGACTGGTGCTTATTTCGCTTAGTAGTTCTCAGCCTTCAGCTGGAAGTAATCCTTGGGATGAGCGCACACAGGGCACACCTCGGGGGCCTGCTTGCCCACGTGGATGTGGCCGCAGTTGCTGCACTGCCAGATCATGTCGCCGTCACGGGAGAAGACCAGGCCGCCCTCCACATTGGCCAGCAGCTTGAG
Encoded here:
- a CDS encoding amino acid ABC transporter permease, producing the protein MLESFLQMFTNPGPASFINFTFLPKYTFYFVQGVKYTLMLSVVAVLLAVIPALLLALMRLSKSRIIRWISGAYIAIFRSTPMLVQLYIIYLGVFSFIEVPKMTIFGFLRLDLFIPSVVALALNSSAYVAEIFRAGILAVDAGQTEAARSLGLSSWQSMRLVVLPQAVKNVLPALANEVVTMVKESSICSVIGVYDLMWGAKTVITNSYIAVGPLVLAAIIYFCINFPASKAIEAIERRMRRGDKR
- a CDS encoding amino acid ABC transporter ATP-binding protein, with the protein product MATSAELIRVEHVIKEYNHGAVKALNDCSLSIKKGEVVAIIGPSGSGKSTLLRCLNLLEVPSSGHIYFNGVDITDKKVDINLHRRKMGMVFQHFNLFPHMTVKKNITLAPVQLGLKKQDEADAQAMKLLERIGLADKADEYPNMLSGGQKQRIAIVRALAMEPEVMLFDEPTSALDPEMVGEVLDLMRDLAHEGMTMAVVTHEMGFAREVASRVIFMDSGAILEENSPRFLFDSPQNPRTQAFLSKVL
- a CDS encoding YitT family protein gives rise to the protein MFSLLKPKKCLLALLGSAILAFGLYNVHALSGVTEGGVLGMTLLLHHWFGISPAVTGLVLNAVCYWMGWRLLGKEFIGYSIIAGGGFSLFYALFEQFDPIWPQLAQYPLLAAVLGALFVGIGVGLSVRAGGAPGGDDALAMSMSAVTHWNIQWAYLITDLVVLGLSVSYIDLKRLACSLLTVLLSGQIIGFVQRFKSPEKKAVPENT